A single Sporosarcina sp. FSL W8-0480 DNA region contains:
- the spoVAC gene encoding stage V sporulation protein AC — MDKKKYAKLEQSISPKPPILKNVIKAFLVGGTICLIAQFIALFYMTFFNFTERTASNPTVATMIFISMLLTGFGLYKKIGQLGGAGASVPITGFGNAVVSAAIEHKSEGYVLGVGGNIFKLAGSVILYGVFSAFLVALVKTILVKLGVASW; from the coding sequence ATGGATAAAAAAAAATACGCCAAACTGGAACAGAGCATCTCTCCAAAGCCGCCGATACTTAAAAATGTCATTAAAGCATTCTTGGTTGGCGGCACTATTTGTCTAATCGCCCAATTTATCGCCCTATTCTATATGACCTTCTTTAACTTTACTGAGAGGACGGCAAGCAATCCAACAGTTGCGACAATGATTTTCATCTCCATGCTTTTGACAGGCTTTGGACTCTATAAGAAAATCGGTCAGTTGGGTGGAGCAGGAGCATCGGTTCCGATAACTGGATTCGGAAATGCTGTTGTGTCTGCAGCCATTGAACATAAGTCGGAAGGATACGTTCTTGGAGTCGGCGGGAATATATTTAAATTGGCGGGCTCCGTTATTCTATATGGTGTCTTTTCCGCTTTTCTCGTTGCTCTTGTTAAGACAATCCTTGTGAAGTTAGGAGTCGCATCATGGTGA
- a CDS encoding YjcG family protein, whose protein sequence is MKYGVVAFPSKKLQDLANGYRKRYDPHYALITPHMTIKGVFEADDKEIEQVAVAIREVANKHKPFELNVSKVSTFAPITNTIFFKVTPNEEILALHKDLNEDFFGEKPEYSFVPHITIAQKLTSGEHDDIIGQIKMVGVNHTEVIDRIHLLYQLEDGSWTVYETFRLDEVQ, encoded by the coding sequence ATGAAATACGGTGTAGTCGCATTCCCATCAAAGAAACTCCAAGACTTAGCAAACGGTTACAGGAAGCGTTATGACCCACATTATGCACTTATTACGCCCCACATGACTATTAAGGGTGTATTCGAAGCTGATGACAAAGAAATTGAGCAAGTGGCTGTAGCGATTCGTGAGGTTGCAAATAAGCATAAACCTTTTGAACTAAATGTCTCAAAAGTAAGCACTTTTGCTCCTATTACAAATACGATTTTCTTCAAAGTAACTCCAAACGAGGAGATACTTGCACTCCATAAAGACCTGAATGAAGATTTCTTCGGTGAAAAGCCAGAATACTCCTTCGTTCCACATATTACAATCGCTCAAAAACTCACTTCAGGTGAGCACGATGACATTATCGGTCAAATTAAGATGGTCGGAGTCAATCACACTGAAGTAATCGATCGTATACACCTTCTTTACCAACTTGAAGACGGATCTTGGACAGTTTATGAAACTTTCCGTCTTGATGAGGTACAATAA
- a CDS encoding stage VI sporulation protein F has product MNDSFFKKIESKTGVPMEEVFALANAIQYADFSDERQVRKIVKKVGRLANKNVPQHMEDELVRSIVNNGNAVNFNDIQRMMNN; this is encoded by the coding sequence ATGAATGACTCGTTCTTTAAGAAAATAGAATCAAAAACAGGCGTGCCGATGGAAGAAGTTTTTGCGTTAGCGAACGCTATCCAATATGCAGACTTCAGCGACGAGCGGCAAGTCCGTAAAATCGTGAAAAAAGTCGGCAGGCTCGCCAACAAAAACGTTCCACAACATATGGAAGACGAATTAGTAAGATCAATCGTCAACAACGGAAACGCAGTTAATTTCAATGACATTCAGAGAATGATGAACAATTAA
- a CDS encoding DUF1850 domain-containing protein has product MKWKKVLPPVILLFTLLVVLAFIFLPIHKVFSFTEYRANHPEIYYVKMKNEQEFQIRYVHSIFLTDVIESYKVTDQNAIQLLSMQYEDIGIGLPGYAEEGQTLSVKNGLYTLSFEHNIIQSFVLFVGDVDADLAFRYEGIETDLKEYLIRGKSYTFRVQHLSFYQMMKGVKING; this is encoded by the coding sequence ATGAAATGGAAGAAAGTACTTCCGCCCGTCATTCTGCTATTCACGCTCCTTGTTGTCCTCGCCTTTATTTTCCTGCCGATACATAAGGTGTTCTCGTTTACAGAATATCGGGCCAATCATCCAGAAATCTATTATGTAAAGATGAAAAATGAGCAGGAATTTCAAATAAGGTATGTTCACTCCATTTTTTTAACTGATGTAATTGAGTCCTATAAGGTGACCGATCAAAATGCCATACAGTTATTATCTATGCAATATGAAGATATTGGAATTGGTTTGCCGGGATATGCGGAAGAAGGCCAGACCCTATCTGTCAAAAATGGTTTGTATACGCTGTCATTTGAGCATAACATTATCCAATCATTCGTCCTTTTTGTTGGCGATGTCGACGCGGATCTCGCTTTCCGCTATGAGGGAATTGAAACAGATTTAAAAGAATATTTAATAAGAGGAAAATCGTACACTTTTAGAGTACAACACCTATCATTTTACCAAATGATGAAAGGAGTAAAGATAAATGGCTAA
- a CDS encoding ABC transporter ATP-binding protein, which produces MLKLSNVSITYNDKAVLDKLELTANIGEIIGVAAPNGTGKSTMFNVMANFVKPDSGHVLFDGKYAYRNEKEELLIHKKLCTFPEQKDLFGELSGVDHLKLYANMWKGSTKHVPDVIERLQMGNYVKRKVRTYSLGMRQRLCFAMMMAADTPVILLDEVMNGLDVDNVALLSECLMEMKKDKLIFVASHLLSNLDLYADRVLFLKDGKFVHEHRFTGENDVYLKIEVNPEQLEMLDAKAPLPKDHIYIANRLLCIPLKGMSNAEQTKWIERMLDFNEKEITVGPLGTVEYYDKFYSKNV; this is translated from the coding sequence ATGCTTAAGTTATCGAATGTATCAATTACCTATAACGATAAAGCTGTTTTAGATAAGTTGGAGCTAACGGCTAATATTGGGGAAATTATTGGCGTGGCTGCTCCAAACGGAACTGGGAAATCTACAATGTTCAATGTGATGGCGAATTTTGTGAAACCTGATTCAGGACATGTATTATTCGATGGAAAATACGCCTACCGCAATGAAAAAGAAGAGTTACTGATCCATAAAAAGTTATGCACATTCCCTGAGCAAAAAGACCTATTCGGGGAGTTGTCAGGGGTGGATCACCTGAAACTCTACGCGAATATGTGGAAGGGATCTACAAAGCATGTACCGGATGTCATTGAGCGACTTCAAATGGGCAACTATGTAAAAAGGAAAGTCCGCACCTATTCATTAGGGATGAGGCAACGCCTTTGCTTTGCAATGATGATGGCAGCTGACACTCCTGTCATCCTCTTGGATGAAGTGATGAATGGACTTGATGTGGACAATGTCGCTTTATTATCCGAATGCTTAATGGAAATGAAGAAGGATAAGCTCATCTTTGTCGCATCTCATTTACTATCAAACTTGGACTTATACGCGGATAGAGTCCTATTTTTGAAAGACGGAAAGTTCGTGCATGAACATAGATTTACTGGTGAAAATGATGTCTATTTAAAAATTGAAGTGAACCCGGAACAGCTTGAAATGTTAGACGCAAAAGCACCATTGCCGAAAGATCATATCTATATCGCGAACCGCTTATTATGCATTCCATTAAAGGGGATGAGTAATGCGGAACAGACGAAGTGGATCGAACGGATGCTTGACTTTAACGAAAAAGAAATCACAGTCGGACCATTGGGGACAGTCGAATACTACGATAAGTTCTATTCGAAAAATGTTTAA
- a CDS encoding YjcZ family sporulation protein, which translates to MFGGCYPYGYGGYGGGRGSYGGSTFVLIVVLFILLIIVGSSFC; encoded by the coding sequence ATGTTTGGTGGATGCTATCCTTACGGTTATGGAGGCTATGGCGGAGGAAGAGGCTCATATGGCGGTTCCACTTTTGTTTTAATTGTTGTTCTCTTCATCTTGCTAATCATTGTTGGCAGCAGCTTTTGCTAA
- a CDS encoding esterase family protein, with protein sequence MEYGKIEEVSFYSNALGEEMQLLIHLPHQYSPLYKYSVLIASDGKDYFQYGRIGRVVDELVHEGDIDNMIVVGIPYKSVKERRRMYHPAGDRHKDYIRFLAHELVPYIDENYPTYQVGAGRGLIGDSLAATISLMTALKYPNCFGKVILHSPYVDDYVLEQVEALKDPSAFSIYHVIGTEETEVKTTIDGVQDFLTPNRKLSNLIKRKGFSYFYEEFKGDHTWKHWQKDVPRAIKNSFQ encoded by the coding sequence ATGGAATATGGAAAAATAGAAGAGGTCAGCTTTTACAGCAATGCACTTGGTGAGGAAATGCAACTTCTCATCCATCTACCACATCAGTATTCACCATTATATAAGTATTCAGTTCTCATCGCCTCGGACGGCAAGGACTACTTTCAATACGGTCGAATCGGCCGCGTCGTCGATGAATTAGTCCATGAGGGCGATATCGATAATATGATCGTAGTTGGCATACCATATAAGAGTGTCAAAGAACGCAGAAGAATGTATCACCCAGCTGGTGATCGCCATAAAGATTACATCCGTTTTCTTGCACATGAGCTTGTACCATATATTGATGAGAACTATCCGACCTATCAAGTCGGAGCGGGCAGAGGGTTGATAGGAGATTCTTTAGCCGCAACGATTTCATTGATGACCGCTTTGAAATATCCAAATTGCTTTGGGAAGGTAATTCTTCACTCTCCTTACGTGGATGATTACGTTCTTGAACAAGTAGAAGCATTAAAAGATCCATCCGCTTTTTCCATCTATCACGTGATTGGCACCGAAGAGACTGAAGTAAAAACGACTATTGATGGGGTTCAAGATTTCCTAACCCCTAACAGGAAATTAAGTAATTTAATAAAAAGAAAAGGGTTTTCATATTTCTATGAAGAATTTAAAGGGGACCATACATGGAAGCATTGGCAAAAGGACGTTCCACGGGCGATAAAAAATTCCTTTCAATAG
- a CDS encoding GNAT family N-acetyltransferase, which yields MVVVKIARSDQEREAAYDVRKKVFVEEQGVPLSLEMDEFDKTSDHFIVYQDDTPIGAGRIREIEDGIGKVERVCVLKDFRGKHLGNLIMLELEKHAKSTGMKKLILNAQSYAVPFYEKLGYTVTSPEFMDADIPHRAMEKDISI from the coding sequence TTGGTTGTCGTTAAAATTGCCCGATCGGATCAGGAGCGAGAAGCAGCGTATGATGTTAGGAAAAAGGTTTTTGTAGAAGAGCAAGGAGTTCCCCTCAGTCTGGAAATGGACGAATTTGATAAAACATCCGACCATTTCATCGTCTATCAGGATGATACACCGATTGGGGCAGGGCGTATCAGGGAAATTGAAGACGGTATTGGCAAAGTCGAGAGGGTATGTGTTTTAAAAGATTTTCGTGGTAAGCATCTTGGGAATCTTATTATGCTTGAACTTGAAAAGCATGCAAAGTCCACAGGCATGAAGAAACTCATTTTGAACGCACAGTCTTATGCAGTACCTTTCTATGAAAAACTTGGATATACGGTAACTTCTCCGGAATTCATGGATGCCGATATTCCCCATCGGGCTATGGAAAAGGATATTAGTATTTAA
- a CDS encoding CotY/CotZ family spore coat protein, with amino-acid sequence MGCGRNEDVRSDSNRHSNCICEVVRAIKRVQGIRDEVNCDDCKTDCFLTPLGSLVSPSRQRANTRVFMLLDEKGNPFKAMFNRRRRFADIEAAAPASEQGGRRDCASCFSIFFRVQNVFDNCCATLQVLEPRDIRGRRVDLFKGGRLDLDAVCEVERFEATGTCVTVDLTCFCGIQCVKDVFIDCDED; translated from the coding sequence ATGGGATGTGGAAGAAATGAAGATGTCAGATCTGATAGTAATCGCCACAGCAACTGTATTTGCGAGGTCGTTCGTGCCATTAAGCGCGTACAAGGAATTCGTGATGAGGTAAACTGCGACGATTGCAAAACTGACTGTTTCCTGACTCCGCTTGGTAGCCTTGTTAGCCCATCACGACAACGTGCAAATACGCGTGTATTCATGCTTTTGGACGAAAAAGGTAATCCATTCAAAGCAATGTTCAACAGAAGAAGAAGGTTTGCTGACATCGAGGCAGCAGCGCCGGCCTCCGAACAAGGTGGTCGTAGAGATTGTGCTTCATGTTTCTCAATTTTCTTCAGGGTGCAAAATGTTTTCGATAACTGTTGCGCCACTTTACAAGTTCTTGAACCTCGTGATATCCGAGGCAGAAGAGTCGACTTATTCAAAGGCGGAAGGCTTGACCTTGACGCAGTTTGTGAAGTTGAACGCTTCGAAGCAACAGGTACTTGTGTAACTGTTGACTTAACTTGCTTCTGTGGTATCCAATGCGTTAAGGACGTTTTTATTGATTGCGACGAAGACTGA
- a CDS encoding TAXI family TRAP transporter solute-binding subunit, which yields MNKRVVRILTLFSVLSLLLLSACGKKDVEYLSILTGGTQGTYYALGGAMAENISEDTGIKTTAEVSQASAANMTALKDGKAELAFVQTDIAYYASKGEMMFDGEIIDTVSAIGFLYPETVQLVTTEKSGIKSFADLKGKKISVGAPGSGTYANAEQLLEIHGLTMDDIQAQDLDFGESTESLQAGQIDAAFITGGTPTAAVEALNATNKVFIVPVEDAKADELIAKYQYYAKEVIPAGTYGIDSDTPTVSVGAMLVIQNDIPEDVAYKITKSIYDNASKLTHPKAALIKAETGLDGVGIPVHPGAQKYFDEQK from the coding sequence ATGAATAAGAGAGTAGTTCGAATTCTTACATTGTTTTCAGTGTTATCATTGCTACTTCTATCAGCGTGCGGTAAAAAAGACGTTGAATATTTAAGTATTTTGACAGGTGGTACACAAGGTACTTATTACGCACTTGGGGGAGCAATGGCAGAAAACATCAGCGAGGATACGGGTATTAAGACAACTGCTGAAGTTTCACAAGCATCGGCAGCAAATATGACTGCCCTTAAAGACGGTAAAGCAGAACTTGCATTTGTACAGACGGATATCGCTTATTATGCGTCTAAAGGTGAAATGATGTTTGACGGTGAAATCATTGACACTGTTTCTGCAATCGGTTTCCTATATCCTGAAACAGTTCAATTGGTTACTACTGAAAAGTCTGGAATTAAGTCATTTGCTGACTTAAAAGGTAAAAAAATATCGGTGGGAGCACCTGGTTCAGGAACGTATGCGAATGCTGAACAGCTTCTTGAAATCCATGGTTTGACAATGGATGATATCCAAGCACAAGATTTGGACTTCGGTGAGTCTACAGAGAGCTTGCAAGCTGGTCAAATCGATGCAGCATTTATCACTGGTGGTACTCCAACAGCTGCTGTTGAAGCTTTGAATGCAACAAATAAAGTATTTATCGTTCCAGTAGAAGATGCTAAAGCTGATGAATTGATTGCAAAATATCAATATTATGCAAAAGAAGTTATCCCAGCAGGAACTTATGGTATTGATAGTGACACACCTACAGTATCAGTTGGTGCAATGTTAGTAATCCAAAATGATATTCCAGAAGACGTGGCTTATAAAATCACAAAATCGATTTATGACAACGCATCTAAGTTGACGCATCCGAAAGCTGCGTTGATTAAAGCAGAAACTGGATTAGACGGTGTCGGTATTCCAGTTCACCCAGGTGCACAAAAGTACTTCGACGAACAAAAATAA
- a CDS encoding stage V sporulation protein AD — translation MVNKGLLTFPSTPSIAATGVTAGPLEKKSPFHVNFDKMFDDERCGMETNEQGHAKLMEAAIMIALSKVDKVPSDADYLLTGDLVNQMTPSNFTATTVGIPYIGLFSACATSVSSILLAALLTESGMSKLAVAGSSSQHNAIERQFRYPIEYGAQKGDTTQWTVTAAGAAAITPYQKGVPCIERGTFGKAVDMGMTDPLNMGAAMAPAAADTLMRHLKGHNASASDYDVIMTGDLSKVGFAIYKQLVGNQGIKDFNNFSDAGEEFYGNHSEFKAGASGSGCSAAVYFSEIYKKMMDKEYKRVLLIATGALLSPLSYQQGDTIPCIAHAVELTMK, via the coding sequence ATGGTGAACAAAGGTCTACTTACATTTCCTTCAACCCCATCCATTGCGGCAACTGGTGTAACGGCGGGACCACTCGAGAAAAAAAGCCCGTTTCATGTCAATTTCGATAAAATGTTCGATGATGAACGATGCGGTATGGAAACCAATGAACAAGGACATGCAAAACTGATGGAAGCTGCCATAATGATTGCATTGAGTAAGGTCGATAAAGTCCCAAGCGATGCTGATTATTTATTGACTGGAGATCTTGTTAATCAGATGACGCCATCCAATTTTACTGCGACGACTGTTGGCATTCCATATATTGGTCTATTTTCTGCGTGCGCCACATCAGTTTCTTCTATTTTATTAGCGGCTTTGTTAACAGAGTCTGGCATGTCGAAACTTGCTGTCGCAGGTTCTTCCAGCCAACATAATGCAATCGAGAGGCAATTTCGATATCCTATCGAATATGGCGCACAAAAGGGAGATACAACCCAATGGACGGTTACGGCAGCAGGGGCAGCGGCCATCACTCCTTATCAAAAAGGAGTACCATGCATTGAGCGTGGAACATTTGGTAAAGCGGTAGATATGGGAATGACCGATCCATTGAATATGGGTGCTGCTATGGCGCCTGCAGCAGCGGATACATTAATGCGGCATTTAAAAGGTCATAATGCTTCCGCAAGTGATTATGACGTGATTATGACGGGAGATTTAAGCAAGGTCGGCTTTGCGATTTATAAACAGTTGGTTGGAAATCAAGGTATTAAGGACTTCAACAACTTTAGCGATGCGGGTGAGGAATTTTACGGTAATCACTCTGAGTTCAAAGCGGGGGCAAGCGGTTCGGGATGTTCCGCTGCCGTTTATTTTTCCGAAATATATAAAAAGATGATGGACAAGGAATATAAAAGGGTTCTTCTCATTGCGACAGGTGCATTATTATCGCCGTTATCTTACCAGCAAGGTGATACGATTCCGTGTATTGCACACGCGGTCGAACTAACGATGAAATGA
- the spoVAE gene encoding stage V sporulation protein AE, translating into MFSIYITSFIVGGLICVIGQLMFDVAKMTPAHTLCTLVVAGSILDGFGLYEPLIDFAGTGATIPITSFGNALTHGALAEAEKHGLIGVLTGMFEVTSSGISAAILFGFIASFIFKPKGNI; encoded by the coding sequence ATGTTCTCGATATACATTACTTCCTTTATAGTGGGCGGTTTAATATGCGTCATTGGGCAGCTCATGTTTGATGTAGCAAAAATGACGCCTGCACATACACTATGTACATTAGTTGTTGCCGGATCTATTTTGGATGGGTTTGGCCTTTATGAGCCGTTAATCGATTTTGCCGGAACGGGTGCTACGATTCCAATCACCTCATTCGGCAACGCACTAACACACGGAGCACTTGCTGAAGCAGAAAAGCATGGCCTAATCGGCGTCTTAACCGGAATGTTCGAAGTGACGAGTTCGGGCATAAGCGCGGCCATACTTTTTGGGTTCATCGCATCATTTATTTTTAAGCCGAAGGGCAATATATAA
- a CDS encoding YhcN/YlaJ family sporulation lipoprotein: protein MENHTGEDSKEAEDLIKKDDRIKGAATLFHDDHLIVGIRVKTFDRFNKRKIAKEVEKKLKEMYPDLSVLVSADSKVLTETTKLILQDDEKGMKKKIHELISLTEEET from the coding sequence ATGGAAAATCACACTGGGGAGGATTCAAAGGAAGCGGAAGATTTAATTAAGAAAGACGATCGAATAAAAGGGGCTGCAACACTCTTCCATGATGATCATCTGATTGTCGGCATTCGGGTTAAAACCTTTGATAGGTTCAATAAGAGAAAGATTGCAAAAGAAGTGGAAAAGAAGTTGAAGGAAATGTACCCCGATCTATCGGTGTTAGTATCAGCAGACAGTAAAGTTTTGACTGAAACAACAAAACTTATCTTACAAGATGATGAAAAAGGGATGAAGAAAAAGATTCACGAATTGATCTCCCTAACGGAGGAAGAGACATAA
- a CDS encoding phosphatidylglycerophosphatase A — MFTGKNIVHSDVVTKATKDALLRRGVTLEDVAKIVYEMQVPYNEGLDLAECIDSVERVLRKRELQHAILVGIELDELAEQGKLSAPLQQIVDSDEGLFGVDETIALGAVFTYGSIAVTTFGHLDKNKIGIINDLDTKKGIGVHTFLDDLVASIASCAASRLAHRKRDLDEAGITYFDEKEKEK; from the coding sequence ATGTTCACTGGTAAAAATATAGTCCATAGCGATGTTGTAACTAAAGCTACAAAGGATGCTCTGTTACGTCGGGGTGTCACATTGGAAGACGTGGCGAAAATTGTTTACGAAATGCAAGTTCCTTATAATGAAGGACTCGATCTTGCAGAATGTATAGACTCTGTAGAAAGGGTATTACGTAAAAGGGAACTTCAGCATGCCATACTTGTTGGAATCGAATTGGATGAACTTGCGGAACAAGGTAAATTATCAGCTCCTTTACAACAGATTGTCGATTCGGATGAAGGGCTGTTTGGTGTAGATGAAACGATAGCATTAGGGGCAGTTTTTACGTATGGGTCCATTGCCGTAACTACATTTGGCCATTTGGATAAAAATAAAATTGGCATCATTAATGATTTGGATACGAAAAAAGGGATCGGAGTCCACACATTTTTAGATGACCTTGTAGCGAGCATCGCATCATGTGCTGCATCCAGATTGGCACACAGAAAAAGAGATTTAGATGAAGCTGGAATAACATATTTTGACGAAAAAGAAAAAGAAAAATAA
- a CDS encoding TRAP transporter permease, which produces MAKDKKQKEEIQHNSEIESNEMLTEEQQLEILQKYDPESNTRNVKGIFKIIVFVGLLAFSLFQLYTSIGTPYTAYIQRSIHLGFALSLIFILFPAIKKPGVKKDKVPFYDVILSLLAIAVGLYWPLFYGDLIGRVGRVSDMDLFIGIVAILLTLEAARRAVGLPITIISVVFLVYAFFGRYFPGFLAHRGQDIKSIVQLMFYTTDGILGTPISVSATFIFVFLLFGAFLVKTGVGNYFNDLAVVLAGRLTGGPAKVAIFSSALQGTISGSSVANVVGSGSYTIPMMKKLGYRKEFAGGVEAAASTGGQIMPPIMGAAAFLMVEFIGGVTYWEIAKAAAIPALLYFTGIWIMTHFEAKRVGLQGMSEDQMPDRKATLKKIYLLLPILGIILFLLLGIPTMKAALLGIVLTLVVSFFDKSTRLGFKDIIMALVDGARTALAVAAATACAGIIVGVVVKTGLGLSLANGLVSAAGGNILLTLIFTMFAALVLGMGSPTTANYVITSTIAAPAIILLLMGGEMGPGTTIPVVVAISAHLFVFYFGIIADITPPVALAAFAASGISGGDPIKTGVVSAKLAIAAFIIPYMFVFNPAMLMIDASFLEIIWVVFTAIVGMIAIGAGMIGYWYRKCNWIERIITVGTGLLLIYPETITDIVGLILFVILWAIQWKTKGDDDKKKVAVAS; this is translated from the coding sequence ATGGCTAAAGATAAAAAACAGAAAGAAGAAATACAACATAATTCCGAAATTGAAAGCAATGAAATGTTAACAGAAGAACAGCAGTTGGAAATTTTACAGAAGTATGATCCGGAGTCAAATACTCGGAATGTTAAAGGGATTTTCAAGATAATCGTGTTCGTTGGATTACTTGCATTTTCGCTTTTCCAATTATACACATCTATCGGAACGCCGTACACTGCCTATATTCAGCGTTCCATTCACCTTGGTTTCGCATTGTCACTTATTTTTATTTTATTCCCAGCGATAAAGAAACCTGGTGTAAAAAAAGACAAGGTGCCTTTCTATGACGTAATTCTATCCTTGCTTGCGATTGCAGTTGGATTGTATTGGCCGTTATTCTACGGCGACCTTATTGGTCGCGTCGGACGGGTTTCCGATATGGATTTATTCATCGGTATCGTTGCGATTCTTTTAACATTGGAGGCTGCACGTCGTGCGGTAGGTTTACCAATTACTATTATTTCAGTTGTTTTCTTGGTATATGCATTTTTCGGACGGTACTTTCCAGGGTTCCTTGCGCATCGTGGTCAAGATATAAAAAGTATTGTGCAGCTGATGTTCTATACGACGGATGGTATTTTAGGAACGCCAATCAGTGTTTCTGCGACATTCATTTTCGTGTTCTTGTTATTCGGGGCTTTCCTTGTTAAGACAGGTGTAGGGAACTACTTCAATGATCTGGCAGTCGTCCTTGCAGGTCGTTTAACCGGGGGTCCTGCAAAAGTTGCAATCTTCTCGAGTGCATTGCAAGGAACGATTTCAGGAAGTTCAGTTGCAAACGTTGTCGGTTCAGGTTCATATACAATTCCTATGATGAAAAAGTTAGGATATCGTAAGGAATTTGCAGGTGGGGTTGAGGCAGCTGCTTCAACTGGAGGACAAATCATGCCGCCTATCATGGGAGCCGCTGCATTCCTGATGGTTGAATTCATCGGAGGCGTAACGTATTGGGAAATTGCCAAAGCGGCAGCTATTCCTGCTTTGCTTTACTTTACTGGGATTTGGATTATGACGCATTTTGAGGCGAAGCGTGTCGGTCTTCAAGGCATGTCCGAGGATCAAATGCCGGACCGGAAGGCGACATTGAAAAAGATTTATCTATTATTGCCGATCTTAGGGATTATCCTTTTCCTATTGCTTGGAATTCCGACGATGAAAGCGGCATTATTAGGTATTGTTCTTACCTTAGTCGTCAGTTTCTTTGATAAATCTACAAGGTTAGGATTTAAAGATATCATTATGGCACTTGTTGATGGTGCGCGTACTGCATTGGCTGTTGCGGCAGCGACTGCGTGTGCCGGTATTATCGTTGGGGTTGTTGTTAAGACAGGGTTAGGGTTAAGTCTTGCAAATGGACTCGTTTCAGCTGCAGGTGGAAATATTCTATTAACACTTATCTTTACAATGTTTGCGGCTTTGGTACTTGGAATGGGGTCGCCGACTACTGCAAACTATGTCATTACGTCGACGATTGCCGCACCTGCCATCATCCTACTGCTTATGGGCGGAGAGATGGGACCAGGAACGACTATTCCAGTTGTCGTAGCAATTTCAGCTCACTTATTCGTTTTCTATTTCGGGATTATAGCGGACATTACGCCGCCGGTTGCACTTGCAGCATTTGCCGCGTCAGGTATTTCCGGAGGGGACCCAATCAAAACGGGCGTCGTATCCGCAAAACTTGCGATTGCAGCATTCATCATTCCATATATGTTTGTATTTAATCCGGCAATGCTAATGATTGACGCATCCTTCTTGGAAATTATATGGGTCGTCTTCACTGCAATCGTCGGTATGATTGCAATTGGTGCAGGGATGATTGGTTATTGGTACCGTAAATGTAATTGGATTGAGCGAATAATTACAGTGGGTACTGGCTTATTATTAATTTATCCTGAAACTATTACTGACATTGTTGGTCTAATACTTTTCGTTATCTTATGGGCAATTCAATGGAAAACAAAAGGCGATGACGATAAAAAGAAAGTTGCAGTTGCTTCGTAA